One window of Oreochromis niloticus isolate F11D_XX linkage group LG23, O_niloticus_UMD_NMBU, whole genome shotgun sequence genomic DNA carries:
- the LOC100712466 gene encoding dextranase isoform X1, translated as MPWFKRMLRSLGLGILLLSVGLVLSDTFKKVGDKVVLSPGSVSDRITSITWKHGPDIAVEWYGGEIVAYRDFRGRCEVSTSTGALTISNLTVKDSGIYTAEINNRVMSPTKITVISAVPKPTVSKSCNPEMTICTLTCEASITDDTKPVTYSWVIGDSQTPQPSSSQLRIAKNDTGSVEKSISCQLENPVSSERSDNIIISFASGDPLHWIIPVVVAVIAAALLGAGIGFFLWKKNKKGHLEIAPQNVANTSEETVPLVDIKPNGAVVPAPEIHNENELESADDENEGEIAPQNVANTPEETVPLVDIKPNGAVVPAPEIHNENELESTDDENEGEKFTTISEVKVESGKDQKPAASTDSSSKPETSKTTSEVKNEPSQDQTPAASTDSSSKPDMPALDSKSNETSDSEAKPETETSKTTSEVKNEPSQDQTPAASTDSSSKPETSKTTSEVKDEPSQDQTPTASTDSSSKPDMPALDSQSNETSDSEAKPETDNLQEPQQGPERTT; from the exons ATACTTTCAAGAAAGTGGGAGACAAAGTAGTCCTATCTCCAGGCTCCGTGTCTGATCGCATCACCAGCATCACGTGGAAACATGGCCCAGACATCGCTGTGGAGTGGTACGGAGGTGAAATAGTTGCGTACCGGGACTTCAGAG GTCGGTGTGAGGTGAGTACTTCCACTGGAGCGCTGACCATCTCAAACCTGACTGTAAAGGACAGCGGCATCTACACAGCAGAGATCAACAACAGAGTCATGAGTCCGACTAAAATCACTGTTATCT CTGCTGTCCCCAAACCCACTGTCTCCAAATCGTGCAACCCTGAGATGACCATCTGTACTCTCACCTGTGAAGCCAGCATCACAGATGACACCAAACCAGTCACCTATTCCTGGGTGATAGGTGATAGCCAGACACCTCAGCCTTCAAGCAGTCAGCTCAGAATAGCAAAG AACGATACAGGATCTGTTGAAAAATCAATCAGCTGTCAGCTGGAAAACCCAGTCAGCAGTGAAAGGAGTGACAATATAATCATTTCATTTGCAAGTG gTGATCCACTGCATTGGATCATACCAGTAGTAGTAGCAGTGATTGCTGCTGCGTTGCTAGGGGCTGGAATTGGCTTCTTTctttggaagaaaaacaaaaaaggacacCTAG AAATCGCACCACAAAATGTAGCAAATACATCAGAAG AGACTGTACCATTGGTTGATATAAAGCCCAATGGAGCAG TAGTGCCAGCTCCTGAGATACACAATGAAAACGAGTTGGAGTCCGCAGATGATGAAAATGAAGGAG AAATCGCACCACAAAATGTAGCAAATACACCAGAAG AGACTGTACCATTGGTTGATATAAAGCCCAATGGAGCAG TAGTGCCAGCTCCTGAGATACACAATGAAAACGAGTTGGAGTCCACAGATGATGAAAATGAAGGAG AGAAGTTTACAACTATCTCAGAGGTCAAGGTTGAATCTGGTAAGGACCAAAAACCTGCAGCATCCACAGATTCCAGCAGTAAGCCTG AGACGTCAAAAACTACCTCAGAGGTCAAGAATGAACCTAGTCAGGACCAAACACCTGCAGCATCCACAGATTCCAGCAGTAAACCCG ACATGCCAGCGCTGGACTCAAAGAGTAATGAGACGTCAGATTCTGAGGCGAAACCTGAAACTG AGACGTCAAAAACCACCTCAGAGGTCAAGAATGAACCTAGTCAGGACCAAACACCTGCAGCATCCACAGATTCCAGCAGTAAACCTG AGACGTCAAAAACTACCTCAGAGGTCAAGGATGAACCTAGTCAGGACCAAACACCTACAGCATCCACAGATTCCAGCAGTAAACCTG ACATGCCAGCGCTGGACTCACAGAGTAATGAGACGTCAGATTCTGAGGCGAAACCTGAAACTG ACAATCTACAGGAACCACAGCAGGGGCCAGAGAGGACAACATAG
- the LOC100712466 gene encoding uncharacterized protein LOC100712466 isoform X3, with protein MPWFKRMLRSLGLGILLLSVGLVLSDTFKKVGDKVVLSPGSVSDRITSITWKHGPDIAVEWYGGEIVAYRDFRGRCEVSTSTGALTISNLTVKDSGIYTAEINNRVMSPTKITVISAVPKPTVSKSCNPEMTICTLTCEASITDDTKPVTYSWVIGDSQTPQPSSSQLRIAKNDTGSVEKSISCQLENPVSSERSDNIIISFASGDPLHWIIPVVVAVIAAALLGAGIGFFLWKKNKKGHLEIAPQNVANTSEETVPLVDIKPNGAVVPAPEIHNENELESADDENEGEIAPQNVANTPEETVPLVDIKPNGAVVPAPEIHNENELESTDDENEGEKFTTISEVKVESGKDQKPAASTDSSSKPETSKTTSEVKNEPSQDQTPAASTDSSSKPDMPALDSKSNETSDSEAKPETETSKTTSEVKNEPSQDQTPAASTDSSSKPDMPALDSQSNETSDSEAKPETDNLQEPQQGPERTT; from the exons ATACTTTCAAGAAAGTGGGAGACAAAGTAGTCCTATCTCCAGGCTCCGTGTCTGATCGCATCACCAGCATCACGTGGAAACATGGCCCAGACATCGCTGTGGAGTGGTACGGAGGTGAAATAGTTGCGTACCGGGACTTCAGAG GTCGGTGTGAGGTGAGTACTTCCACTGGAGCGCTGACCATCTCAAACCTGACTGTAAAGGACAGCGGCATCTACACAGCAGAGATCAACAACAGAGTCATGAGTCCGACTAAAATCACTGTTATCT CTGCTGTCCCCAAACCCACTGTCTCCAAATCGTGCAACCCTGAGATGACCATCTGTACTCTCACCTGTGAAGCCAGCATCACAGATGACACCAAACCAGTCACCTATTCCTGGGTGATAGGTGATAGCCAGACACCTCAGCCTTCAAGCAGTCAGCTCAGAATAGCAAAG AACGATACAGGATCTGTTGAAAAATCAATCAGCTGTCAGCTGGAAAACCCAGTCAGCAGTGAAAGGAGTGACAATATAATCATTTCATTTGCAAGTG gTGATCCACTGCATTGGATCATACCAGTAGTAGTAGCAGTGATTGCTGCTGCGTTGCTAGGGGCTGGAATTGGCTTCTTTctttggaagaaaaacaaaaaaggacacCTAG AAATCGCACCACAAAATGTAGCAAATACATCAGAAG AGACTGTACCATTGGTTGATATAAAGCCCAATGGAGCAG TAGTGCCAGCTCCTGAGATACACAATGAAAACGAGTTGGAGTCCGCAGATGATGAAAATGAAGGAG AAATCGCACCACAAAATGTAGCAAATACACCAGAAG AGACTGTACCATTGGTTGATATAAAGCCCAATGGAGCAG TAGTGCCAGCTCCTGAGATACACAATGAAAACGAGTTGGAGTCCACAGATGATGAAAATGAAGGAG AGAAGTTTACAACTATCTCAGAGGTCAAGGTTGAATCTGGTAAGGACCAAAAACCTGCAGCATCCACAGATTCCAGCAGTAAGCCTG AGACGTCAAAAACTACCTCAGAGGTCAAGAATGAACCTAGTCAGGACCAAACACCTGCAGCATCCACAGATTCCAGCAGTAAACCCG ACATGCCAGCGCTGGACTCAAAGAGTAATGAGACGTCAGATTCTGAGGCGAAACCTGAAACTG AGACGTCAAAAACCACCTCAGAGGTCAAGAATGAACCTAGTCAGGACCAAACACCTGCAGCATCCACAGATTCCAGCAGTAAACCTG ACATGCCAGCGCTGGACTCACAGAGTAATGAGACGTCAGATTCTGAGGCGAAACCTGAAACTG ACAATCTACAGGAACCACAGCAGGGGCCAGAGAGGACAACATAG
- the LOC100712466 gene encoding CD48 antigen isoform X5 produces MPWFKRMLRSLGLGILLLSVGLVLSDTFKKVGDKVVLSPGSVSDRITSITWKHGPDIAVEWYGGEIVAYRDFRGRCEVSTSTGALTISNLTVKDSGIYTAEINNRVMSPTKITVISAVPKPTVSKSCNPEMTICTLTCEASITDDTKPVTYSWVIGDSQTPQPSSSQLRIAKNDTGSVEKSISCQLENPVSSERSDNIIISFASGDPLHWIIPVVVAVIAAALLGAGIGFFLWKKNKKGHLEIAPQNVANTSEETVPLVDIKPNGAVVPAPEIHNENELESADDENEGEIAPQNVANTPEETVPLVDIKPNGAVVPAPEIHNENELESTDDENEGEKFTTISEVKVESGKDQKPAASTDSSSKPETSKTTSEVKNEPSQDQTPAASTDSSSKPDMPALDSKSNETSDSEAKPETDNLQEPQQGPERTT; encoded by the exons ATACTTTCAAGAAAGTGGGAGACAAAGTAGTCCTATCTCCAGGCTCCGTGTCTGATCGCATCACCAGCATCACGTGGAAACATGGCCCAGACATCGCTGTGGAGTGGTACGGAGGTGAAATAGTTGCGTACCGGGACTTCAGAG GTCGGTGTGAGGTGAGTACTTCCACTGGAGCGCTGACCATCTCAAACCTGACTGTAAAGGACAGCGGCATCTACACAGCAGAGATCAACAACAGAGTCATGAGTCCGACTAAAATCACTGTTATCT CTGCTGTCCCCAAACCCACTGTCTCCAAATCGTGCAACCCTGAGATGACCATCTGTACTCTCACCTGTGAAGCCAGCATCACAGATGACACCAAACCAGTCACCTATTCCTGGGTGATAGGTGATAGCCAGACACCTCAGCCTTCAAGCAGTCAGCTCAGAATAGCAAAG AACGATACAGGATCTGTTGAAAAATCAATCAGCTGTCAGCTGGAAAACCCAGTCAGCAGTGAAAGGAGTGACAATATAATCATTTCATTTGCAAGTG gTGATCCACTGCATTGGATCATACCAGTAGTAGTAGCAGTGATTGCTGCTGCGTTGCTAGGGGCTGGAATTGGCTTCTTTctttggaagaaaaacaaaaaaggacacCTAG AAATCGCACCACAAAATGTAGCAAATACATCAGAAG AGACTGTACCATTGGTTGATATAAAGCCCAATGGAGCAG TAGTGCCAGCTCCTGAGATACACAATGAAAACGAGTTGGAGTCCGCAGATGATGAAAATGAAGGAG AAATCGCACCACAAAATGTAGCAAATACACCAGAAG AGACTGTACCATTGGTTGATATAAAGCCCAATGGAGCAG TAGTGCCAGCTCCTGAGATACACAATGAAAACGAGTTGGAGTCCACAGATGATGAAAATGAAGGAG AGAAGTTTACAACTATCTCAGAGGTCAAGGTTGAATCTGGTAAGGACCAAAAACCTGCAGCATCCACAGATTCCAGCAGTAAGCCTG AGACGTCAAAAACTACCTCAGAGGTCAAGAATGAACCTAGTCAGGACCAAACACCTGCAGCATCCACAGATTCCAGCAGTAAACCCG ACATGCCAGCGCTGGACTCAAAGAGTAATGAGACGTCAGATTCTGAGGCGAAACCTGAAACTG ACAATCTACAGGAACCACAGCAGGGGCCAGAGAGGACAACATAG
- the LOC100712466 gene encoding uncharacterized protein LOC100712466 isoform X2: protein MPWFKRMLRSLGLGILLLSVGLVLSDTFKKVGDKVVLSPGSVSDRITSITWKHGPDIAVEWYGGEIVAYRDFRGRCEVSTSTGALTISNLTVKDSGIYTAEINNRVMSPTKITVISAVPKPTVSKSCNPEMTICTLTCEASITDDTKPVTYSWVIGDSQTPQPSSSQLRIAKNDTGSVEKSISCQLENPVSSERSDNIIISFASGDPLHWIIPVVVAVIAAALLGAGIGFFLWKKNKKGHLEIAPQNVANTSEETVPLVDIKPNGAVVPAPEIHNENELESADDENEGETVPLVDIKPNGAVVPAPEIHNENELESTDDENEGEKFTTISEVKVESGKDQKPAASTDSSSKPETSKTTSEVKNEPSQDQTPAASTDSSSKPDMPALDSKSNETSDSEAKPETETSKTTSEVKNEPSQDQTPAASTDSSSKPETSKTTSEVKDEPSQDQTPTASTDSSSKPDMPALDSQSNETSDSEAKPETDNLQEPQQGPERTT, encoded by the exons ATACTTTCAAGAAAGTGGGAGACAAAGTAGTCCTATCTCCAGGCTCCGTGTCTGATCGCATCACCAGCATCACGTGGAAACATGGCCCAGACATCGCTGTGGAGTGGTACGGAGGTGAAATAGTTGCGTACCGGGACTTCAGAG GTCGGTGTGAGGTGAGTACTTCCACTGGAGCGCTGACCATCTCAAACCTGACTGTAAAGGACAGCGGCATCTACACAGCAGAGATCAACAACAGAGTCATGAGTCCGACTAAAATCACTGTTATCT CTGCTGTCCCCAAACCCACTGTCTCCAAATCGTGCAACCCTGAGATGACCATCTGTACTCTCACCTGTGAAGCCAGCATCACAGATGACACCAAACCAGTCACCTATTCCTGGGTGATAGGTGATAGCCAGACACCTCAGCCTTCAAGCAGTCAGCTCAGAATAGCAAAG AACGATACAGGATCTGTTGAAAAATCAATCAGCTGTCAGCTGGAAAACCCAGTCAGCAGTGAAAGGAGTGACAATATAATCATTTCATTTGCAAGTG gTGATCCACTGCATTGGATCATACCAGTAGTAGTAGCAGTGATTGCTGCTGCGTTGCTAGGGGCTGGAATTGGCTTCTTTctttggaagaaaaacaaaaaaggacacCTAG AAATCGCACCACAAAATGTAGCAAATACATCAGAAG AGACTGTACCATTGGTTGATATAAAGCCCAATGGAGCAG TAGTGCCAGCTCCTGAGATACACAATGAAAACGAGTTGGAGTCCGCAGATGATGAAAATGAAGGAG AGACTGTACCATTGGTTGATATAAAGCCCAATGGAGCAG TAGTGCCAGCTCCTGAGATACACAATGAAAACGAGTTGGAGTCCACAGATGATGAAAATGAAGGAG AGAAGTTTACAACTATCTCAGAGGTCAAGGTTGAATCTGGTAAGGACCAAAAACCTGCAGCATCCACAGATTCCAGCAGTAAGCCTG AGACGTCAAAAACTACCTCAGAGGTCAAGAATGAACCTAGTCAGGACCAAACACCTGCAGCATCCACAGATTCCAGCAGTAAACCCG ACATGCCAGCGCTGGACTCAAAGAGTAATGAGACGTCAGATTCTGAGGCGAAACCTGAAACTG AGACGTCAAAAACCACCTCAGAGGTCAAGAATGAACCTAGTCAGGACCAAACACCTGCAGCATCCACAGATTCCAGCAGTAAACCTG AGACGTCAAAAACTACCTCAGAGGTCAAGGATGAACCTAGTCAGGACCAAACACCTACAGCATCCACAGATTCCAGCAGTAAACCTG ACATGCCAGCGCTGGACTCACAGAGTAATGAGACGTCAGATTCTGAGGCGAAACCTGAAACTG ACAATCTACAGGAACCACAGCAGGGGCCAGAGAGGACAACATAG
- the LOC100712466 gene encoding immunoglobulin A1 protease autotransporter isoform X4: MPWFKRMLRSLGLGILLLSVGLVLSDTFKKVGDKVVLSPGSVSDRITSITWKHGPDIAVEWYGGEIVAYRDFRGRCEVSTSTGALTISNLTVKDSGIYTAEINNRVMSPTKITVISAVPKPTVSKSCNPEMTICTLTCEASITDDTKPVTYSWVIGDSQTPQPSSSQLRIAKNDTGSVEKSISCQLENPVSSERSDNIIISFASGDPLHWIIPVVVAVIAAALLGAGIGFFLWKKNKKGHLEIAPQNVANTSEETVPLVDIKPNGAVVPAPEIHNENELESADDENEGEKFTTISEVKVESGKDQKPAASTDSSSKPETSKTTSEVKNEPSQDQTPAASTDSSSKPDMPALDSKSNETSDSEAKPETETSKTTSEVKNEPSQDQTPAASTDSSSKPETSKTTSEVKDEPSQDQTPTASTDSSSKPDMPALDSQSNETSDSEAKPETDNLQEPQQGPERTT, translated from the exons ATACTTTCAAGAAAGTGGGAGACAAAGTAGTCCTATCTCCAGGCTCCGTGTCTGATCGCATCACCAGCATCACGTGGAAACATGGCCCAGACATCGCTGTGGAGTGGTACGGAGGTGAAATAGTTGCGTACCGGGACTTCAGAG GTCGGTGTGAGGTGAGTACTTCCACTGGAGCGCTGACCATCTCAAACCTGACTGTAAAGGACAGCGGCATCTACACAGCAGAGATCAACAACAGAGTCATGAGTCCGACTAAAATCACTGTTATCT CTGCTGTCCCCAAACCCACTGTCTCCAAATCGTGCAACCCTGAGATGACCATCTGTACTCTCACCTGTGAAGCCAGCATCACAGATGACACCAAACCAGTCACCTATTCCTGGGTGATAGGTGATAGCCAGACACCTCAGCCTTCAAGCAGTCAGCTCAGAATAGCAAAG AACGATACAGGATCTGTTGAAAAATCAATCAGCTGTCAGCTGGAAAACCCAGTCAGCAGTGAAAGGAGTGACAATATAATCATTTCATTTGCAAGTG gTGATCCACTGCATTGGATCATACCAGTAGTAGTAGCAGTGATTGCTGCTGCGTTGCTAGGGGCTGGAATTGGCTTCTTTctttggaagaaaaacaaaaaaggacacCTAG AAATCGCACCACAAAATGTAGCAAATACATCAGAAG AGACTGTACCATTGGTTGATATAAAGCCCAATGGAGCAG TAGTGCCAGCTCCTGAGATACACAATGAAAACGAGTTGGAGTCCGCAGATGATGAAAATGAAGGAG AGAAGTTTACAACTATCTCAGAGGTCAAGGTTGAATCTGGTAAGGACCAAAAACCTGCAGCATCCACAGATTCCAGCAGTAAGCCTG AGACGTCAAAAACTACCTCAGAGGTCAAGAATGAACCTAGTCAGGACCAAACACCTGCAGCATCCACAGATTCCAGCAGTAAACCCG ACATGCCAGCGCTGGACTCAAAGAGTAATGAGACGTCAGATTCTGAGGCGAAACCTGAAACTG AGACGTCAAAAACCACCTCAGAGGTCAAGAATGAACCTAGTCAGGACCAAACACCTGCAGCATCCACAGATTCCAGCAGTAAACCTG AGACGTCAAAAACTACCTCAGAGGTCAAGGATGAACCTAGTCAGGACCAAACACCTACAGCATCCACAGATTCCAGCAGTAAACCTG ACATGCCAGCGCTGGACTCACAGAGTAATGAGACGTCAGATTCTGAGGCGAAACCTGAAACTG ACAATCTACAGGAACCACAGCAGGGGCCAGAGAGGACAACATAG